The Gloeomargarita lithophora Alchichica-D10 genomic sequence CGGGGCTGGGTGAAATTTGCAATTGTCGCAGACTGCCCAGCAGGAAAAATAGGGGTGATTTGAGGTAACTGCGGTATGCTTTGGGGCTATAAAATTCCGGGCTGGTGAAAATAGCTTCTACCATTGGGCGGATTTGTCGGCGGTTTTGGGTATAGACTTTAGCGAGACGTTGGACAATTTCCGGTTCCGGTTCGGGGTAAACCAACGTACTCCACAATTTCGTGGCCAAAGTGCGGGCGGTACCGGGGTGATTGGCGAGCATTTCTACCACATCTTCGGTTTTGAAATTCCCTTTTTTACCCAGGTAATTTTTCAGCCCCGCATCGTGGCGCCGGGGCATAAACGTTGACAGGGGACGACCCTCCATAAAATTGGGCACAACGATCCAGCCGGTCAACGCCCGCGCCCCCTCTTGGATGTCTATTTCGGTGTAGTTTCCCCGCCCGATGGTAAATAACTCTAATAGTTCTCGACTAAAGTTTTCATTGATGCGATTCATGCGATTCCGGTTATTATCTAAATAGGCTAACATTGCCGGACTGGTGCTGACCTGCCAGAGTAATTCCTGAAAATCTCCCCAGGCGTAACGGCGCAGACGTTGCTCATAATCTACCAGGAGTTGGGGAAAGCGGATTTTGCGAATGGAGACCACAAAATGATCCCGCCAAAAATTCACCAGGCGTTCTTGTAGTGGGTTAGAATTAGATAACCATTGATTGATTAACCATTGACCAAATTGCCGCCGTTGTTGATTCGTTGCCTGCCGGTTCCGTTCGCCAAAATTGGGCAAATTAGGCATAGTTATTTGACCCAGCCAACGACTCACCAATTCCGCCTCGCTGGTGGTGCGGTTGAGTTCTTCCCAGGTTCCCCCAAGGGCTACCCGGCGCCAAAGATGTGCCCGCC encodes the following:
- a CDS encoding DUF1800 domain-containing protein; translation: MDGWMRRAHLWRRVALGGTWEELNRTTSEAELVSRWLGQITMPNLPNFGERNRQATNQQRRQFGQWLINQWLSNSNPLQERLVNFWRDHFVVSIRKIRFPQLLVDYEQRLRRYAWGDFQELLWQVSTSPAMLAYLDNNRNRMNRINENFSRELLELFTIGRGNYTEIDIQEGARALTGWIVVPNFMEGRPLSTFMPRRHDAGLKNYLGKKGNFKTEDVVEMLANHPGTARTLATKLWSTLVYPEPEPEIVQRLAKVYTQNRRQIRPMVEAIFTSPEFYSPKAYRSYLKSPLFFLLGSLRQLQISPSPERLLAPLRAMGQIPYNAPTVKGWPDSWLTAPALLTRLSLAQQLTRSYSDDLGFDFQPGNYSTQDLLRLLLDGNPDRGITGALSGLNTRETAALLLASPAYQLA